The following DNA comes from Kaistia sp. 32K.
GCCGCCGATCCGCAGCCAGTGCGGATCGAGCAGGTCGACCAGCCGCTTGGCGATGTCGATCGTGCAGCCTTCGTGGAAGGCACCGTGATTGCGGAAGGCGTGCAGGTAGAGCTTCAGCGACTTCGATTCGACCAGCCAGTCCTTCGGCACATAGTCGATGACGAGATGCGCGAAATCCGGCTGCCCGGTGACCGGGCAGAGCGAGGTGAATTCCGGCGCGGTGAAGCGGGCGACATAGAGCGTATCCGGATGCGGATTGGGGACGCGGTCCAGCTCCGCCTGTTCCGGGCTCTCGGCGATGCCGACGCTGCGCCCCAGCTGCAATTCATGCTCGGTCATGGTTCTCTTCCTTAGCGTGGCTCCAGCAGCGTTCTCGTTTCGCGGTTGAAACGCCAGGCCGAGAAGCCGTTCAGTTCGGTGCCGCCCCACCAGCGCCGGATACCGTTGGTCGAAATCTGGTCCTGCGCGCCGGAGAGGATATCTTCGCCCATATCCGTCAGCGTCAGCGGCGCGGTCACGTATTCGGCATGCACTTCCGAATCGGCGTGCGAATAGGGCGCGTGCACGCCGGTGATCAGCGGGAAGTCGCAGAAGGCGAGCGAATCGATCACGGCGTAGAACGGCCACGTGCCCATGAAGGGCGCCTCTTCCGCCTCGCGGGCCTGATGGAACAGGGCCGCCGGCGACAGTTCGTCCATGCCGATCGCGTCGAGCAGGCGCATTTCCGTGCGGTTGAGGCCTGTGCCCGGCTGGGGCAGTTCCTCGAGAAAGCGGCCGAGCGCGGCCTGCAGGAAGGGAAAGCCCTTGATCGGCTTGCCGGCCCGCTTTGCGATCGCCTGCGGCGTCGGCGCCGTCAGTTCGCCCCAGACCGTCACCGCCATATTGAGCAGCGCCGGGCTCACGCGGACGCCGTCGATGGCGAAACGCATGACGGTATCCGGCCGCTCCAGCGCGAAGAAGCTGTCCGCCTGGACGATGACGATGCCCTGCGAGCGCTCT
Coding sequences within:
- the queF gene encoding preQ(1) synthase, with the translated sequence MTEHELQLGRSVGIAESPEQAELDRVPNPHPDTLYVARFTAPEFTSLCPVTGQPDFAHLVIDYVPKDWLVESKSLKLYLHAFRNHGAFHEGCTIDIAKRLVDLLDPHWLRIGGYWYPRGGIPIDVFWQSGPVPAHVWLPDQGVATYRGRG